One region of Carya illinoinensis cultivar Pawnee chromosome 8, C.illinoinensisPawnee_v1, whole genome shotgun sequence genomic DNA includes:
- the LOC122274460 gene encoding uncharacterized protein LOC122274460, with product MAEDLARSWESLKLTDEEQEEIILSEEAVSLTAAKANKEAFKETMSKMWKIEGWVTFKDLGTNQFLIDMQLVSDKQKILKGRPWSFDRRLVCLKEFEGALTISEVQFQYEPFWFQIHNLPFAGMNKETGMLVGSGVGKILEVGVDIEGYGWGSFLRVKAKKLIPRRRFLKFGNKQYWLSFKYERLPMFCFKCGFFMHVNGSCRNRDSENITKAQYGQWLRASPFSPRGVFLKKYGGT from the exons ATGGCGGAAGATTTAGCAAGAAGTTGGGAATCCCTGAAGCTAACGGACGAAGAACAAGAGGAAATCATTCTGTCTGAGGAAGCAGTGTCCCTAACTGCTGCAAAAG CTAATAAGGAAGCATTCAAGGAAACGATGTCAAAGATGTGGAAAATTGAGGGATGGGTCACGTTTAAAGATCTGGGAACCAACCAGTTTCTCATAGATATGCAGTTAGTCTCAGACAAACAAAAGATACTAAAGGGAAGGCCGTGGTCCTTCGATCGCCGTCTAGTCTGCTTAAAAGAGTTCGAGGGTGCATTAACCATTTCAGAAGTCCAATTCCAGTACGAACCTTTCTGGTTCCAAATTCATAACCTGCCATTTGCTGGAATGAACAAAGAAACAGGTATGCTTGTGGGGTCAGGAGTTGGGAAGATCCTTGAAGTTGGAGTTGATATAGAGGGTTACGGATGGGGTAGCTTTTTGAGAGTCAAAGCCAAGAAGCTGATTCCCAGGCGACGGTTCCTCAAGTTTGGAAACAAACAATACTGGttatcatttaaatatgaaCGCCTTCccatgttctgttttaagtgtggTTTTTTCATGCATGTCAATGGAAGCTGTCGAAATAGAGATTCAGAGAACATTACTAAAGCTCAATACGGTCAATGGCTGAGAGCCAGCCCTTTCTCTCCAAGAGGTGTCTTCCTGAAAAAATATGGTGGTACTTAG